TCGCGACATGGCCGTCACGGGCCACACCGTCGATCATGTCGTCAAGGCTGTCCAGAAGCCCGACGGCACCGATGGTCGGCGTGGGCAGGATGCCTTGACCGTCGGTTTCGTTATACAGTGATACGTTGCCCGACACGATCGGCATATCGAGCGCGGCCACGGCTTCGCCGATGCCTTTGATGGCACCCACAAGCTGGCCCATGATCTCGGGTTTCTCGGGGTTGCCGAAATTCAGGTTGTCGGTGGTGGCCAGTGGCTTAGCCCCGACTGCGGTCAGGTTGCGATAGGCTTCGGCCACGGCCTGTTTGCCACCTTCAAACGGGTTGGCTTTGACATAGCGCGGCGTCACGTCCGAGGTAAAAGCAATGGCCTTGTCCGTTCCGTGCACCCGCACGATGCCAGCGCCCAAACCGGGAGCACGCACTGTGTCGGCCATAACCATGTGGTCATATTGTTCATAGACCCATTGCTTCGCCGCATGGTTGGGGGATCCGATCAGGGCTTTCAACCCATCAATGGCGTCGATTTCCGGGACATCTGCCAGCGGATCAACCGCAGGCGTTTCGACCCATGGGCGATCATATTCGGGGGCGCGGCCAGATAGGGGGGACAGCGGCAGGTCGGCTTTGACCTCGCCGTTGTGCATGATCAAAAAGCGATCTTCGGCAAGCGTTTCACCGACGATTGCGAAGTCAAGATCCCACTTTTCGAACACGGCGCGGGCTTCAGCCTCTTTTTCCGGCTTCAGCACCATCAGCATCCGCTCTTGGCTTTCGGACAGCATCATTTCATAGGCGGTCATGTTGTCTTCGCGCTGGGGCACGTCTTCAAGGTTCAGCTTGACGCCCAAGCCGCCCTTGTCGCCCATTTCGACCGCCGAGCAGGTCAGGCCAGCGGCACCCATGTCCTGGATCGAGATGACAGCGCCGGTCTGCATCAACTCCAGCGTGGCTTCCATCAGGCGCTTTTCGGTGAAGGGGTCACCGACTTGCACCGTGGGGCGCTTGTCTTCGATCGTGTCGTCAAACTCGGCCGATGCCATCGTCGCGCCGCCCACACCGTCGCGACCTGTCTTGGCACCTAGATAGACGACAGGCATGCCGACGCCGGAGGCGGCGGAATAGAAAATCTTGTCGGTGTCGGCCAAGCCCGCGGCAAAGGCGTTCACAAGGCAGTTGCCGTTATAGGCGGGGTGGAAGCGAACCTCGCCGCCCACATTGGGAACGCCGAAACAGTTGCCATAGCCGCCGATACCTTCGACGACCCCGTTGACCAGCTGCTTGGTCTTAGGGTGATCAATCTCGCCAAAAGACAGGGAGTTCATCGCGGCGATGGGACGCGCGCCCATGGTGAACACGTCGCGCAAAATGCCGCCAACGCCGGTGGCGGCACCCTGATAGGGTTCGATGTAGGAGGGGTGGTTGTGGCTTTCCATCTTGAAGACCACAGCCTGCCCGTCGCCAATATCCACGATACCTGCATTTTCGCCGGGACCGCAGATCACTTGGGGGCCTTCGGTGGGTAGGGTGCGCAGCCATTTCTTGGAGGATTTGTAGGAACAATGCTCGTTCCACATCGCAG
This DNA window, taken from Aliiroseovarius sp. F47248L, encodes the following:
- the purL gene encoding phosphoribosylformylglycinamidine synthase subunit PurL, producing MTEPKITEDLIAAHGLKPDEYDLLLEIIGREPTFTELGIFSAMWNEHCSYKSSKKWLRTLPTEGPQVICGPGENAGIVDIGDGQAVVFKMESHNHPSYIEPYQGAATGVGGILRDVFTMGARPIAAMNSLSFGEIDHPKTKQLVNGVVEGIGGYGNCFGVPNVGGEVRFHPAYNGNCLVNAFAAGLADTDKIFYSAASGVGMPVVYLGAKTGRDGVGGATMASAEFDDTIEDKRPTVQVGDPFTEKRLMEATLELMQTGAVISIQDMGAAGLTCSAVEMGDKGGLGVKLNLEDVPQREDNMTAYEMMLSESQERMLMVLKPEKEAEARAVFEKWDLDFAIVGETLAEDRFLIMHNGEVKADLPLSPLSGRAPEYDRPWVETPAVDPLADVPEIDAIDGLKALIGSPNHAAKQWVYEQYDHMVMADTVRAPGLGAGIVRVHGTDKAIAFTSDVTPRYVKANPFEGGKQAVAEAYRNLTAVGAKPLATTDNLNFGNPEKPEIMGQLVGAIKGIGEAVAALDMPIVSGNVSLYNETDGQGILPTPTIGAVGLLDSLDDMIDGVARDGHVAMVIGETTGHLGQSALLAEVFNREDGDAPHVDLTAEKKHGDFIRANRELIKACSDLSDGGLALAAFEMAEAGGVGVILDTTDTPTLFGEDQARYLVACNFDQAEALMIEAGKLGIHVESVGRFTGDSVKMGGSEAPLAELADIFRTGFDQAHR